A single region of the Pelobates fuscus isolate aPelFus1 chromosome 4, aPelFus1.pri, whole genome shotgun sequence genome encodes:
- the LOC134608207 gene encoding late histone H2B.L4-like: MNAEPGKRKGKQVADKKPSKRKAKRRETYCVYIYKVLKQVHPDTGISSKAMSIMNSFVNDVFERIASEASRLAQYNKRSTITSREVQTAVRLLLPGELAKHAVSEGTKAVTKYTSSK, encoded by the exons ATGAATGCTGAACCTGGCAAGCGCAAAGGCAAACAAGTGGCTGATAAGAAGCCCTCAAAGCGGAAAGCCAAACGACGTGAGACATACTGTGTTTATATCTACAAGGTGCTTAAACAG GTGCACCCAGACACTGGAATCTCAAGTAAAGCCATGAGCATCATGAACTCCTTTGTAAATGATGTGTTTGAGCGTATTGCAAGTGAGGCTTCTCGTCTTGCCCAATATAACAAGCGATCCACAATTACCAGTCGTGAAGTCCAGACAGCCGTCCGTCTTCTGCTCCCCGGAGAGCTGGCTAAACATGCTGTATCAGAGGGCACCAAGGCAGTCACAAAGTACACCAGCAGCAAGTAA